Proteins from a single region of Strix aluco isolate bStrAlu1 chromosome 18, bStrAlu1.hap1, whole genome shotgun sequence:
- the LOC141931770 gene encoding uncharacterized protein LOC141931770 — MEASTWQYYGYLRDDTSKARGRDCATSRGASAGTCEDYTRLQLGQEGLGHRLERGDLPDPSSDTPAPAKKSEMSSSGQRGQGGLAGDLCLEEHPVSTGCGRGEEGEAPPKVYKMEIGHRQVGTGRTVKPVVYRLEESEYRRLIEEAEAEPEEEWEAAEHKVPVIQESYPGDGKAASPSLNRLNSFQGVLRRQISRSDSESSAESRQVNKLTLNSPSERNKPSVPIRSDSFERNAMLMDYILQSKQEATTSVSYVPRESSKAAESFRQAVSFTPRPDSAPDLCQNGQSSEEDSARKPEPDKQVAKSLEKMVSAVANYASVARGTEKLSRHSSSQLLESRQQLGGEANAGILDSYSQQKTPPAPPVRSHSKESLALSMSKTVAMTEALLEPRSDAVKPAKEQWAAAGVEQLTGGRTAGGGGSEEPERKGRKSQEDEKVLKVADAKKTFEKPKAAEGKAATPPPSAARKAPLVQLDPRQQGEKQNKTVQGFKTG, encoded by the exons ATGGAAGCCTCCACCTGGCAGTACTACGGATATTTACGGGATGACACAAGTAAGGCGAGGGGGAGAGACTGCGCTACTTCCCGGGGAGCCTCTGCGGGGACGTGTGAGGATTATACTCGGCTGCAACTCGGCCAGGAGGGCCTGGggcacaggctggagaggggagaCCTTCCCGACCCCAGCAGCGACACACCAGCCCCTGCCAAGAAGTCAGAGATGAGCAGCAGCGGGCAGagagggcagggggggctggcaggggaccTGTGCTTGGAAGAGCACCCCGTGTCGACAGGGTgcgggagaggggaggagggagaagcccCTCCAAAAGTGTACAAAATGGAGATCGGGCACCGGCAAGTGGGCACGGGCCGGACGGTGAAGCCGGTGGTGTACAGGCTGGAGGAGAGCGAGTACAGGCGCCTGATcgaagaagcagaagcagaaccAGAGGAGGAATGGGAAGCGGCAGAGCACAAGGTACCTGTGATTCAGGAGAGCTACCCAGGGGATGGGAAAGCGGCAAGTCCGAGCCTAAACAGGCTCAACTCTTTCCAAGGAGTCCTGAGGAGGCAGATAAGCCGTTCAGACTCTGAAAGCAGTGCAGAGAGCAGGCAAGTGAATAAACTGACCCTGAACTCTCCCTCAGAGAGAAACAAGCCGAGTGTCCCCATCAGGTCAGATAGCTTCGAGCGAAACGCCATGCTCATGGATTACATTTTGCAAAGCAAACAGGAGGCAACAACATCTGTTTCCTACGTCCCCAGAGAAAGCAGCAAGGCAGCTGAAAGCTTCAGGCAGGCGGTGAGCTTCACCCCCCGGCCTGACAGTGCTCCGGACCTTTGCCAGAACGGCCAGAGCAGCGAGGAGGATTCGGCCAGGAAGCCCGAGCCAGACAAGCAGGTAGCGAAGAGCCTCGAGAAGATGGTCTCTGCGGTTGCAAATTATGCTTCGGTGGCTAGAGGCACTGAAAAGCTTTCgagacacagcagcagccagctccttGAGAGCAGGCAACAGCTCGGAGGTGAAGCAAATGCAGGGATACTCGATTCATACAgccagcaaaaaaccccaccagcccctcctgtCAGGTCCCACAGCAAAGAGAGCCTGGCTTTGAGTATGAGCAAGACTGTGGCGATGACGGAGGCACTGCTGGAGCCCCGCAGCGATGCAGTGAAGCCTGCCAAGGAGCAGTGGGCAGCTGCAGGCGTGGAGCAGCTAACTGGAGGCAGGACTGCAGGAGGAGGGGGCTCGGAGGAGCCCGAGCGGAAGGGGAGGAAGAGTCAGGAGGATGAGAAAGTGCTTAAAGTTGCCGAcgcaaagaaaacatttgaaaagcccAAGGCAGCGGAGGGGAAGGCAGCGACGCCACCGCCCAGCGCTGCCAGAAAAG CACCTTTGGTCCAACTTGATCCTAGACAGCagggagagaaacagaacaaGACGGTACAAGGATTCAAAACTGGCTGA